In the genome of Panthera uncia isolate 11264 chromosome X, Puncia_PCG_1.0, whole genome shotgun sequence, the window AGAGGCACTCTTAGATTCGTATGCATCCAGTGCCTTGATCTAGCCCAGATTGGGTTTGTAGTAGACTGTTTGGGGCTAGGCTGTTGATGACGGCACAGGTGGCCATTCAGGCGGACGGACGCCACCCTGGTAGACTGCTGTGGGGTGATTAGGTATTGGTCACCAGCATCAGTCTATAGGGGAGCCAATTCTCATGATAAGGGCTCTGATGTCTCTTTTTGAGGTGAGGCAGAAGATACTGGGTACTTTCTCTGTGTTGACTACAATACTCAAAATCCTTCATGTATATTGTTCTTGTGCAACAAGCACCTCCCTCTCAGATCCCATTTTCCTCCATAACACCAGAGGCCTGAATCTTGCTGGGTTCATGGTATTCTAAGCAGATGCATCATGGTATCACAGAAAGTTGGCACTTTCGTCCCTTTTACAAAGGGCTAGTCATATCTGGGGTGGTGTCTTGCCCACTGGTAGTGTCTTGCTTTCCTTTGTCACTGTATTTCTGTGTCTGGGCTGAGTCTGGTTTGAAGGAGCCCCTGGGTGCCTTCCTATTCCAGGCTTCAGTGCAGCTCTCTCTTCAGTGTTTCTGGAGGCCAAGAATGCCCATTCTGTCCTGAAACGGTTCCCTCGTGCCAATGAATTCCTGGAGGAGCTGCGCCAGGGTACCATCGAACGAGAGTGCATGGAGGAGGTCTGCAGCTACGAGGAGGTCAAGGAGGTGTttgaggacaaagagaaaacGGCATGTACTGTCCTGGGGTAGCTTCTGGGAGCAGGGGGAGCCTCAGGAATAACAAAAGCAGGCCCTGgtatctcacaccagtcagaagcAATAAAGGAAAGCCAGTCCAGTCTAAGGCAGGGCCACTGGGGCCATAGAAGGACAGACAACATGTCTTCAGAGTCCCAGCTGCCTGATTATGGGGACCTCTTCACTTGGGAGCGTTGTCCTTTATCCTGGGTGCATTACATAGCCTCTCTGATAGGCCTCGGAAGCCAGTAAGATGCAGTAGGGTGGGGAGCAGCCGCAGGCCCTGCCAAACACACCAGACTTGCTGAAGGTCTATGAGGTCCAGCTGGGGCATGAGCTCTTGCATATAAATGTAAGtggccatttttcttttgtagatgGAGTTCTGGAAGGGGTACCCGAATGCAGTCTACTCAGTTCGAGACCCTACACAAAGCCCAGATGCCATGTATGTGGTTGTTCCCCTTCTGGGGGTGGCATTGCTGATTGTCATTGCCTTGTTCATCATCTGGAGGTGCCAGCTGCAGAAAGCCACACGACATCACCCCTCGTATGCTCAGAACCGGTACCTAGCCAGTCGCGCAGGGCACAGCCTCCCCCGGGTCATGGTGTACAGGGGCACTGTGCATAGCCAGGGGGAGTCCTCTGTGCACCGTGAGGCAGGGAGCAATCCTCAGGTGGTGCTGGGGCCTAGTCGAGGGGGCAGAACCACGGTCCGCCTCGAGAGCACCCTCTACctccctgagctctctctctccaggctgTCCagtgccacccctcccccatcctacGAGGAGGTAACTGCACCCCAGGAGAGCAGCAGTGAGGAGGCAAGTGTCTCTTACAGTGACCCACCCCCAAAGTATGAGGAGATAGTGGCCACCAACCCTGGCTCAGACAAGTAGTAGGACTCATGTCCTGTCCAGCGTGAAAGCCTCTTTCAGGggtctcttattttatttttaacttcttaaagaCTGTGCCACCACAAAACAGCCTTAGCCTCCTTGTTGCCAAATAATTTCCTAACCGTGGATTTGTAGGAAGTCAGTTGTCAGAGACAGGTGGAGGGGGGTAGGGAACACACCTGCGTCAAAGCCCCTGGGGAGAGCTACAGGCCAGAGAGTCCAGCTCTTCCAGAAGCTCCCATGCTCCTGCCATGCTGTCCTCTCATCAGGAACTGGCTTCTCTTATGCCAAAGGTATTACCCCATTGAGTTGATTGTGGCCAGAATGTCCATAGGCTCAGGCCCTGGGGCTGTGCAGCTGGCTGGAGACCTGTCTGTGTTTGGAAGCCTAGGCCACAGAGATGAGGGAGAGAAGCTAGCCCTTCAGCAACACCCTTTCCTCAACAGTCCTGTGCTTTCTGTCCTTGCTTACATTTTGAGGACAGGGACAGGactgaacaaaaaacaaaaacagtaataacaaataaatgaccaacacaataaaacaaaacaatataatggGCCATTTATAGGTGACTGGGGGAAGTCAGCTCTGTGATACTCCCCTGCCCCAACATCTGCCCCTACTCCAGATTAAAAGGAATATCTAGAGCAAGCTGGAAGGAGGGCAGGGTGTGTGAAGGATGAGAAGCAGGGCCTGGCTGCCAAACTGAACATGAGGTCCACATGAACTTTGCCATCCTGGGGGCTAGCTCTGCTTCTAGTGTGCTTGGCCTCCTGAAGACCTTGGCTTTCCAGATGTGTACTGGCTGTGCTAAAACTGCTACCCGCTGGCATGAGCCCAATTATAGCCCTGGAAAAACTAATGCTGGTGACCCTGCCTGGGAAGCCCATGGCCTCTGTGTGGTTGGGGCTACAGGCTGGAGCAGAGAGCTGAAGTTTTCTCCTAATGAGGTTGATTGGCCCATGGGatgcttaaacccatgaacttgGCCTCCTCAGCACTGTGCTTTCTGGCTTTgaacttttaggatttttccCTTTTCACAAGTAGGTGCAATGAGTTGAACTTGAACTTCAGATGATTGATTTCTCCTTAATAATAGTGCCCACCTGGGGAAAAGATCCTGAAGTGTCCCTTTTTAGAAATTTCTTGACGGGGGAGATGGGGAAGCCTGTGACCTGGGGTCAAAGGCCTATCCAGGGTGTTGCCAGGTGCTGGCATTTTTAATAACCCCTTTCTGTGGCCCAGAGGCTGCCTGTGCATTTCAGTGAGGCTTTGGACAGTAGGGGGGGGGCAGAAGTGACCCAGCCTTTAACTGTCCGTGACCATGCGAAAGACTCTCGACACCGCCTCCCCCACCCTTGCATGTCCATCCTCCTGGCCTCCGTGCCAAATCATTTTTCGTCTGtggtgctttaaaaaatgtagcaaATTTTTGTGGGGCCCAAAAGAGTGCACAGCCAGGGTCATTGGCAACCACAGCAGTTTCAAACCCACTGAGAAGACAAGCTTCTTTCTGTCAAAACAGCTCTCCGAGGCAGGCATCAGGCCTCATTCTCTGAATGAAGCCCTGCCTTGAGGCCACAGATGACTTCTGGAGGCCCCTCCAGTCCTGAAGACTTGCCCAGGGACATGCTTCAAGTTAGGAGGCTTCTGTTCTTACCCCAATGAGTCCACCAGCTTGGACAAATTGACTCGGTGGCTGGGGTTTTCCATCCCTCCCCCTACCTCCCAAGCCTATTTGAGGCTGACTGAGCTAATGCTTGTGCAGTTCTTAAAGCACCAGGGAGCCAGTGCAGTTTTCCCTTGGGAAGATTCTTCTAGAATTGTGTAGCTTATAGGGGACCAGTCTTAGTGGAGGCCTTCGTGTGATTGTTATGTTGAGTCTCAACCTGGACAGTTGGTCTCCTGCCAGTTGACACTTTCTGTCCCGTCCTTCTCTGAGAGCTCCCTGATGCCCAAGGTGCTGACCTGGTGGCATTccagctttcctttcttcctgttttcctccCTCTGGGCCTCTAACACTGCACTCCTACCCTTCCTCACAAACGTATTTTTGGCCTACAAAGGCCCTGCTTTACCACGATGGAGGCCATGGTCAGTCGTGTTTGGTCATGTTGGAGGACCTGGGGCAGCCTGAAGCTCAGGGGCCAGCCCAGCTTTCCCAGTACTTCCTCAGGCAGGTGCCTGCATGTGACCTGGGAGCATGGGAGGAGTCACTTACCCCTATGTATCTCCTCCCCACTGAGAAGAGAGCCAAGCATTGGCCCCAATGACCAGAGCCAAAAAGAGTATGTCAAGGAATGCCTGCTGCCTTTGGCATCTGTTGAGCCCTTCCCTGCCAAGCTGGGTGGAGATGGGAGGGAGCAGGAAGCAGGAACCTGGCCTGGTGGAGGACAGCATGTGTTATGTCCTTCAGGCGCTGAGTGAGGGCCTACAGGGAGAGCTCACAGGCAGTTCCTAGGGTCCTAGGGTGTTCTGTTCAGGTGCTTGGCAGCATTCTTCCAGGTGGGCTTGCCACCGTGGTCTCTGggacgttttttgtttttgtttttgtttttttgcggTACATTGTAGAAAAAAGACTGTACAGTATACAATGGTCATAACTCCTCGCGGTGCACATTTGGCTTTTACGAATGCCCTGTATATATCTTCTCAAACTCTGTCTTTGTATGGACGTTGGTTTGATACAATGCTAAATCTGTAGTAgccacatttttgttgtttttggacgtgtgtgtgtgtgtgtgtgtgcctgcctgcacatgtgtgcacgtTGCCTTTTCTCATATGCTTATCTGAAACAATAGCTGGTGTGTGGCTATATTTGTACTAGGAGGGTTCCGGTCTGAAGGGAGGAATGTCACCTCCTGGGGCTGGACAGCCTTTTGACAGGGCCGTGAGGGAGGAGAGCTGGTATTAGCTGTCCAAGCCCCGCAAAGTCACCACCTTATGTCCCCACTTCATAAAAAGTTTTGTGAGAAGACTAAGCAGCTCCATCCTATGGGCCTTTGCCCTGTGGGACCCCCTCTCACATGTCCTTTTGGCACAGTGTCCTCTGCCCCGGCTCCTATTCTGTTGTTATCAACAGCTGAAGAAAATCTAAGCACTCCtggaccattttattttttaattttatttttttgtgtgaaaaaatatgtgactcttgacttTCATAATGGTGGGGCTagttatttagatatttttcattaagaaaaaagagaaaaggcttaaaaaattccttgaaatatgACTGTCGCttgttttcaaacaaaaactttttaagactttttaaaacaagaatcACAAACATGTCCTTCCAGCGCTGCTCCCCATCACCTGGGGTTTTCAAAATGAAAGCACAAGGGAAAGAGTGAGGCACACCGGTGCCCAGTAACACCCAGCAGGCTGACTTGGAGGCCAGTGACCTCCTTTTGTGCTGGCGATTCCCACTGCCATTAGTGTGAATTCCTTAGTGTGCTTGGGAAAACAGGAATCTGCCCAAAGGGTTGGATGTTGTCTTTCTAGTAGCCTGAATATGAGGAATTCAGGACAGGAAAGTGTCTTTTTGTTAAGGAGTAGGAGCCAGATGGTTCCTCTCTGGCTGCGGGTTGATCTTTTGACAAGAAAATGGCATcccaggagaagaaggaaaaaacaacactGCCTCTAGATTGTTCTTTtgtctggggggaggggaggaggggacagggagagagggaggctctCATATTCACCTATGCTCTGTGTTTTGAGGAGTGTGCCTGTGTGCTGTGTCTTGCTCTCATGTTCAAGGCTGAGACGGAGAGCTGGGCAGTAAACCTTTTCAGTGTGTGATTCAGAAACAAGCACATTCTCCCCACTGAACTCTGTTCATACTAATCAGTATAATTAGCTAATTTCAAAGTACTGTAATCAGACTGCCTGCAACTATGGTAAAAGCCTATTAATTTGAAGCCCACTAATTCAGAATTTATAGAAAATCACAACTTAAGATAATTCATGGTATCTGTGATTCTTGCGCTgtagaaatttttgaaatattcttcccTTTACTCAATTTTCAGGGTCATATATGTAAGAGGGATCTAGTTAAAATGagcacatttttcaaataaaaggctCAAGATATCAGGGATCCCTTCACCGTGCCTTCAGCTTTGGGGTTCAGTGATTCTTGTGTGTGAGGCTCTTTCCACATAGGATGAtctcttggtctctctccatTGTGGGAATGTTGGGTGCTGcagcttttcattctcttttatttaccTTATGAATAACATAGTTTGTGAACTAGCTTGCAATGTAAAGTAATATAACTGTGTATCTTGCTGAATATTCTGTAAAGCAGATGTTTCGCTAACAAGCTGGCCACTCCCATCATTTGCCCCCAAATACTAAACATACGGAGCTTTTCCTTTCACAGGCTGTGGGCGGTGAGTCTCTCTCTAGCAGGAATTTCTCTGACAAAGATATCCAAATAGCACACCCCCTCGGGCTCATTGCCTCAACAGTTGTTCCACTGTACTGAGACATCTGACCGTTGAACAGTGCCTGCCCTTCTCCCGCCCCCAGCCTGAGCATTAACACAGATATTCAAGATTGGAACAAATCCCACTGCTGCTTTTGCCTCCCGATCTCTCTCCTTCCGGATGCCACTTTCCCAGGCCTGAACACACCTGCTATTTCACTCTGTGATTGTGAATTTGTGACAGTGGAAACCCTGATATGTGCAACTCAGCTTATAGACATGATTACTGTGAAATGGATTAATTTTGATACCACTTTAAACTGTGCTTGTATTCATGTGTTGACCCATGTCAGCTGGAAAATCTGTACATTCAGTAGTATGTCAGGATTTCACTGGAGCCTGGGAGCAACAAACACACTTGCTTCtaattcactctctctctctctctttttataattGTTGAGTTTAGCTGTTaaattttgtctctttctgtacaaaaagataattaataataataaagagcacCTGGCATTCACTTGTGTCCTGTCCTCATAGGTCTTGGATCCCTGCTGACTCCCAAACTTGCAGGAGGTGTTGATGGTTGTGGGCCATCaactttgttttggaaaaaacttgttttttccaAAAGTCAGACTGTAGATAAGGAAACAGCCCAAACCAGTTTAGAAGCAGGAAGTAGAGGGATCCTGGGTCCTAAAGTTTGTCCTCATGTTTGTAAGATGATCTCCTGACCCATCCCCCTGGGATGAGGTTAGTAAAGTCTGTCACAAATCAAGTTAGCAACTTCCCTGTCACCTGATCCCTGGTTACTCACAGAAGTGTCTCTTGCTAGAAGGATTCCTGGCTTGGTTtcagagttgggggaggggtgagagagagaattttccCTGTATCCTGTGAAGGTAGGACTTAATACTCAGGCTTCACCTTGGTTCAGCTTCTTGAATTCTGAGGATGGCAAGACTCAGAGACTATTCGGAGGGCAATGATGCCTTAGCTTCCCCTTGGTGGAAGCATAGTCTTAGCTACAAACAGTCCCAGCATTGGTGTGGGATGAGATATGGCCATGGGATATCACCAGTGCAAGTTGGGCCAATCCCCAGGAATGAAAATAATCCACCCTTTAATAGGAAAAGCCATGGAAGTGTTGAGAAAATGACAGTGAAACTTAAGACCTCCTGTGAGGATTGAATATGTAGCCTACATGCCAGAAATAGCAACCAGAGGCGTTGGGTTCCATTCTTACCCCAGACTGGCTTGTTGAGTAATGTCAACGTTCTAGGGATGCTGAGAAGTTAAATGAATACTCTTCAAGCAGACTTCAGTACACACATGGGATCACATTCTGAACATGGGTTTTGAACTTTAGGTTCTATTTGtcagaaacaaaaattctagGCAGTGACTTAAAAGTCTGAAGGTAGCCCATGTAAGGAAGCCAGTATGTGAGAGAGACCCCTGGCTTCCAAAGTCCTGCTGGGACACCATCCAAGGgattgggtctccctctcttgttTACCTGCTATACCACAAGATCACAGGTTCTAGCGGCAAGACACTGTGATTGCTTGTGGATGGTGAGGGCAAGTCAGGGGCAGGAATTTAAAGGAGTGATAGTAGGGAacagggcaggggggcggggcaggcgggTGCAGATACTGTGCTCCTGGGTGTGGCTTGGAATCCTTTCTGTCATTCTTTCCTTAAGCCCCAATCCCGTACTACTGCCAAAGCCTTTGAGGAGCTGGTCTGAGACTGCACAGAGTGAAGGGATGAAAGGATAGTGGGAAGATCCATGACTTGTGCTTGGAACTAATCATaatcagcatttattgagcacttagggTATGCCAGGCCTTGCACATGTATTAACTGAGACAGTCCTGCCAACAAACCTGTGATAGCTGAGAGAAGCAAGGACAGAGAGGTATGCCATTTGGTCAAGGGCTCACAGACAGGAAGTGCTGCCATCATCATGTGAGCTCAGGTCTTCAGTGGTTGCCCCACCCCGAGCCACTCATATGACAGTGCTGGTCTCTTTTGGAGGtcagtttgcttttgttttcttgttgattcgCCAACCCTCCAGCATCCCCACACCTCCTCCTGCCCAACTATTAATTCCACAGGGCAGAGAACCTGTAAAAGTTTTTTCTCCCTAGTTCTTCCTCAGAACTTGTCATGGTGGCTCACAGTCAGtgttcaatgaaataaaatgtgttgatTGATTATATTCTCCAACCAGAACCCAACCTTCAAATGTGTTAGTTTACTTGGGCTGCCATAATGAAGTGCCACAGACTGGATGACTTAAAAGACACAGATGTATTCTCTTACAATTCTAGAAGGtggaagtctgagatccaggtgttggcaaggttggttTCTAAGGCCTTTCCCTTTGGCTTCTAGACCATCCTTTTCTGCCTGTGTCATCACATGCTCTTCCTTAGGTGTGTGTTGGTGTCTTTATCTCCTCTGGGTGTAAGGAAACCAGTCAGATTAGATTAGGTCCCATTCTTTTGATCTCATTTAACCTAAATTACCTCTCTAAAGATCCCATCCCCCAGTATAATCATATGCTGAGGTACTGGCAgtgaggacttcaacatatgaatttggagggggtgggagacacaattcagcctataacaTTCCACTTGTAGCAGAGGGAGTCTTTGTTGTTCTTTATTCCAATCCTGAGCACATCATACACACTCTGGAAAAGCTTGTGGGTGAACATCATTACTTCTCTTAGGTACTAGCAAAGACAGGGGCACCTCGTTAGTTTCAAACAAGACCCCAGAGCAGTTTCTTCCCTGCCACAAATGGACAGGCCTGGGACGGTTGCCAAAGGTGCCAAAAAGGCAAGTGGAATTGGGAGAGAAGTGGGTTTCAGAACAGTTTTCCCAGGGTCCCTCTGTTGAGAGTGATGTGAGAA includes:
- the PRRG3 gene encoding transmembrane gamma-carboxyglutamic acid protein 3, coding for MEEVCSYEEVKEVFEDKEKTMEFWKGYPNAVYSVRDPTQSPDAMYVVVPLLGVALLIVIALFIIWRCQLQKATRHHPSYAQNRYLASRAGHSLPRVMVYRGTVHSQGESSVHREAGSNPQVVLGPSRGGRTTVRLESTLYLPELSLSRLSSATPPPSYEEVTAPQESSSEEASVSYSDPPPKYEEIVATNPGSDK